The genomic interval TGCGCGAGGTGATGGCACCTACCAAAGTGAATGTCGCCAGCCTGGGCAACGTGGTACCCCACCTGCACTGGCACGTCATTCCGCGCTACCCCGACGATGCCCATTTCCCCGCGCCGGTCTGGGCCACCGCTAGCCGCGCCACCGACGACAGCGTCCTGGCCGCACGCCGCGCGCTGCTGCCGCAACTGGCGGACGCGATTGTCCGCTACATGAAACAAGCTTGAGAGAACCACCATGCCTATCCCAACCGACCTGACCGTCCGCCAGCAATCGCGCGTCCTCGAGATCGCTTTCGACGATGGCAGCAGCTTTTCGATCCCGCTGGAACTGATGCGCGTCTATTCGCCCTCGGCCGAAGTGAAAGGCCATGGTCCGGGCCAGGAAACCCTGCAAGTCGGCAAGCGCGAAGTCAGCATCCGCGGCGTCGAGCCGGTCGGCAATTACGCGATCAAGCCGCTGTTTACCGACGGCCACGAGAGCGGCATCTTTACCTGGGATTATCTGTACAAGCTGGGCAGCGAGCAGGACGCACTGTGGCAGGATTACCTGAACCGGCTGCATGCGGCCGGCTTCGAGGGCGACAGCGGGCGCGAGACAGGGACCGTGCTGCCAGGCGCGACCGTGCGCACCGGGTGCCACAGCCATTGAGTTGTCACCCGTGGATTGGTAGGGTAGGCGGCTCGGCCGCGACCGTCATGTCCAGGCAGCAGCAATGCCGCCTACGCGTTCAACGCTTGTCCGAGCGGCCGCGATCGATCGAGGGCCGGTTGGACGCGTAGGCGGCCGAGCCGCCTACCCTACGCGAACCCGGCGTGCCAGGTGATGCACACAAAAAAGCGCCCGCAGGCGCTTTTTTTATTCCCGATGACGACGTCGCCGCCGCCACGAAAACATTACTGCGGCTGGATGTTCGCAGCCTGCTTGCCCTTCGGACCGGTGGTGATCTCGAAGGTCACGCGCTGGTTTTCGGCCAGCGACTTGAAGCCTTGTGCGTTGATCGCCGAGAAGTGGGCGAACACGTCTTCACCGCCGCCGTCAGGCGTGATGAAACCAAAACCTTTTGCATCGTTGAACCATTTAACGGTACCGCTCGTCATGTTGTTACTCCCCAAAGATTAATTGTTGTTATGCCTTGCTCGTACTACGGTGTTGAACGCATGACGCCAGCGCCGATCTCAACAAAGCGAATTAATTATAGGGATAACTTGCCCTCTGTGAAGCACATTTCGTGACATTTTTTTATTGTTGAGTTGGATAGCGACGACGGGGCACCCCGGGCGCATGAGAAGCGTTGCTCTTAGAGACTTAGTGTTTCTTTCAGTAGTGCGGCATGGCGCCGCGATATCTCGATTTTCTTTCCGGTATCGAGTGTGACGAGGTAACCGCCGCTCATCGCCTCAAGCATCGTCACGATGGCCGACAAGTTCACGATGTGCTGGCGACTGACCCGCAGGAACAAAGTGCGCGGCAGGCGTTCTTCCACGCTGCTCAGCGATTTCTTCACATACGCATGGCCGTCGCCGAAATAGACCTGCACGTGGTTCTTGCAGCTCTCGAAGCAGCGGATGCTTGCTAGCGGCACCATGTGGCAACGCTCGCCGTCCTTGATGAAGATGCGGCTGTGCTCGTCGAGCGGCGCCCGCACGGGTTCGTCCGGCACGGGCAGGGCGCGTGCTCCGAGCTTGCCGATGGCTTGCGCCAGCCTTTCGCTGCTGATCGGCTTGAGCAGGTAGTCGACCGTATCGAAGTCGAAGGAGCGCACCGCATATTCCGCATGGGCGGTGGTGAAGACGATGCGCGGATGCGGGTCGAGCCGCGCCAGCAGGTCGAAGGCATCGGCGCCGGCCATCTGGATATCGAGGAAGAGGACATCCGGGCTGCTGGCCCCGATCAGCGGCAGGGCGCTGTCGGGGTGGTCCGCTTCGCCCACGACCTCGATTTCCGGGTGCGCGGCCAGCATCCGTATCAGGCCGCTGCGCGCGAGGCGCGAATCGTCGACAACAAAGGCCTTCATGCGCTCCTCTCCAGGGGCAGGGTGAGCGTCACGCGAAACTCGCTGCCGCTGTCGGCCACGGTGTGCATGGCGCGCTCGCCGTACAGCAGCGCCAGGCGCCGGGCCAGGTGCGGCAGGCCGATGCCCAGCCCCGGGCCGCTGCCCGCTACCGGCTTGTCGTTCGCGACAAGCAGCTCCCGGGCGTTCTTCCCACTGCGCCTGCCGCTCACTATCAAGGTTCCTCCTTCGCGCTGTGGTTCGATGCCATGCTTGACCGCGTTCTCCACCAAACCTTGCAGCAGCAGGGGCGGGACCAGGCACCCGCTCAGGTCGGCGGGAATGTCGATGCGGCAGCGCAGGCGCGCTTCCAGCTGCACGCCGACAATCGCCAGGTAGCGCTCGATGACCTCGAGCTCCTCGCCCAGGCTGACCTTGCCGTGCTCGCCGGCGCGCAGCGAATAGCGCAGGATGTCCGACAGGCCGACCAGCATCGCATCGGCGCGGTCCGCATCCTCGTGGATCATGAAGCGGATGTTGTTGAGCGAATTGAACAGGAAATGGGGATTGAGCTGGTTTGACAGGCTGTGCAGCTGCGCCTCGCGCAGCGCCGCCTGCAGGCGCGCATTGTCCAGCTCGCGCTCGCGCACGTCGCGGCTGCCTGTGAAGCTGATGTAGATGAAGATCCAGGCGCAGATGAACACCTGCGCCTGCAGGCTGGCGCTGCTGACCGTCTGCAGCAGGTGCGGACCGAGCGACAGCCTGACGTCGCGCACGGCATACCAGGCGATCAGCGCATCCCAGAAGAAGGGCAGCGTGAAGGCGGCGACGGCCAGCGCTACCAGTACCGCCGTCGCGCTGGCGTAGGCGACGGCGATGGCGATGAGCCGCGCCATCGGCAGCGCCTGCCAGCGGCGTGCCCTGTACAGCCAGCGAAACCCGAGCACTGCCAGCGTGTAGGGCAGCAGCCAGACGATGGTAGCCACGCTGTCCTGTTTTACAAGCGGACTCCACAGGAAGATGGTCAGCAGCGTGACCGCCATGCAGAAGGCACTTGCGCCCAGGTGGTAGCGCCAGAACAGGGAATCACGCGGGAAGAAACGCAGGGCCATCAGGGTCTCGTTGTTGTACTGCGGCAAATTCACGCGGCGAGTATAGCCGTTCACCAGACCCGCAGGCGATCTTGCGCTGGCACGAACATGGCATCGCCCTCGCGCGTGCCGAAAGTCTCGTGGAAGCCGTCGAGCTGCATGGCGGGGAAGTTGGCGCGCAGCGAAGGCGGCGCATGCGGGTCGCTTGCCAGCAACTGCCGGGTGCGCTCGTCGCGGCGCTTGGCGGCCCATTGCTGGGCGTAGGCCGGGAAGAAGCGCTCGGCGCCGCCGGAAGCCTGGCCTGTCTCCGGCAGACTGCGCCAGGCGCGCCAGGCCAGCTGCAGGCCCATCAGGTCGGCCATGTTTTCCGGCAGGGTGAACTTGCCATTTACGCGTGCGCCGGGCAAGACCTCGATCGCGTCGAAGCGTGCCACCACCTGCGTGGTCAAGGCGTCGAAGGCGGCGTGGTCGGCCGCGCTCCACCAGTCGCGCTGCACGCCACGGCTGTCGAACTGGGCGCCGTTCGAATCGAAGGCATGGCTGATCTCGTGGGCGATCAGGGTGCCGATGCCGCCGTAGTTGGCCGCGTCGTCGGCCTTGGCGTCGAAGAACGGCGCCGGCAGGATGCCGGCCGGGAGGTTGATCTGATTGAGCATCGGGTCGTAGAAGGCGTTCGGCTCGAGGGGACTCATGGCCCAGGCCTGGCGGTCGACTGGCTTGCCCGATAGCGCGGCCAGGCGCAGCCACTCATGGCGGCGGGCGCGGTCGCGATTGCCGAGGGCATCGGCGCGGCGGATTTCCAGCGCCCCGTAGTCGCGCCAGGCCGCCGGGTAGCCGACCTTGGCCGTCATGCGCGCCACCTTTGCCGCCGCTTCCGCGCGCGCCGCCGGCGTCAGCCAGGCCATCTGCGCCACCGCTTCGGCAGCCGCCTGGCGCAGCTGCGCGAACATCGCCTCTACCCGGGCTTTTGCGCGGGAGGGAAGTGGCGTTCCATGTAGAGCGCGCCCAGCCCATCGCCCAGCGCCTCGGTCAAGGCGTCCGGGGCCCGCTCCTGTTGCGCGCGTGGAGCGGACTGGCCACCCGGGGCCTTGCCGCGGAAAGCGAAATGGGCATCGCGAAAGGCCGTGGGCAGCAAGGGCGCCGCCACGTCCGTGGTACGCAGGCGGAAATACAGTTTCCAGTCCGCGAGCGGCAGTTCGCGCTGCAAGCCGGCGATCGCGGCGGCGGCGGGGGGCTGGGCGACGTTCACGGCTTCACCCCGTGCGATGCCGGCGCCTGCCAGGAAGGCTTGCCAGTCCAGGCCGGCGGCGGTTTGCGCCAGCGCGCCGGCATCCATGGTCTGCACCTGCGCCGGATTCATTGCCTGGGCGGCGGGCAGGTGGGCCGTGGCCAGGCGCGTTTCCAGCGCCAGCCAGCGCGCGCGGCGGCGGCCTGCGGATCCGGCTCGCCCGCAAGCCGCGCCAGCGCGGCAAGGTAATCGAGGTAGGCGCGCCGCGTCGCAAGCAGGCGCGCGTCCTCGCCCGGTAATAGTCGCGCTCGGGCATGCCCAGGCCGCCCTGCATCAGGATGGCGCGGTTGAGGTCCGGCTGCTTGAAATCGGCAAAGCCGCCCCACAGCCAGAGCGGCGTTTTCAGTATGCCTTGCATCTTTCCCTGCCACGCCGCCAGTTCGCGCGGGCTGCCGATGGCATCGATGGCGGCAAGCCGCGCCCGCATCGGCGCCAGGCCGGCACGGTCGATCGCCGCCAGGTCGAGCTGGCTGTCGTGGAAGTCGAGCAGCTTGCGGCCGATGCTGCCCGCCGGCTGGGGCTGGCGGCGCAGGTCGTCGACGATGGCCAAAATGCGGGCGTTGACGGTGGCGGGGAGGTCGGCGCCATACACTTCGGCGCGGTCCGGCGGAATCGGGGCATCCAGCCAGGCCCCGTTGGCGGCGCGGAACAGGTTCTGGGACGGGCGGACGAGGGGATCGATACGGGCCGGATCGAAGGCGTGGGCATTGCAGGTGGCGGCAAGCGTCAGGAGCAGGCCGGCGCGCAGGCGAGGGAAGTAGTGGGACAAATGGGCACCCTGGTTCGGTTAAATGCCACCAGTGTCCCTGTCCGCGCGCCCGTGCGGCGAAAGAGGTGCCGGACGGCGCCGGGCCCTGATGAGCGGCGCAGGGCGCGTGCCGAACGGCTCAGCTTACCTTGTTCGTCGTCGAACGCGACAGCAGCGTCACCAGCTGCTCGATGGTGTAGGGTTTTGCAAGCACCTGCACGCCCGGCAGCGACATCTGCTGTTCGGTGTAGCCGGTCGCCAGCACGACCGGCACCGCGGGGTAGCGCTGCTGGAGGATGCCGGCCAGGTCGATGCCGCTGACCTGGCCCGGCATCACGATGTCGGAAAACACCACGTCCGGGGTGCGCACGCCGCTCTCGAGCAGGCGCAGTGCGGCTTCGCCGCTGTCGGCCACCATCACGTCGAAACCGCTTTCGCCAAGCGCGCGCATCACCGCTTCGCGCACGAGGGCGTCGTCCTCGACGAAGAGCACCGTGCCGCTGCCGCGTACCGGTACCGTGGCGGCAAGCGGCGCGGCGGGCAAGGCCGGTTCGCCTTTCGCCCTGGCGAGGTAGAGGTCGACCCGGGTGCCGATACCGGGAATGCTGTCGAGGACGAGGGTGCCGCCGCCCCGGGTGGCGAAGGCGTAGGCCTGCGGCAGGCCGAGGCCGGTGCCCTGGCCGGGCGGCTTGGTCGTGAAGAAGGGGTCGAGCGCGTGGGCCATGACGTCTGGCGTCATGCCGCTGCCGCTGTCGGTCATGCGCACCAATACATAGTCGCCGCGCGCCAGGTTGCCGCTGCCGTCGTGGGCGAGGTTGCTCGCGTCCACCCGCAGCGTGCCCCCATTCGGCATGGCGTCGCGTGCATTCAGTGCCAGGTTCAGGAGCGCCACGTCGAACTGCAGCGGCTCGACCGTGACCGGCCACAGGTCTTCCTCGCAGTGCACTTCGACGACGATATCGTTGCGCAGCGATCCCTTCATTAATTGCACGGCGCTGTGCAGCTGCTCGCAGACGTCGACCGTGGCGACGCGGGCTTCCTGCAGGCGGCCGAAGGCGCCCAGCTGGCCGGTCAGCGCGGTGGCACGCGCGACGGTGCGCTGGCAGGTCTGGACCAGGCTGCGCACCTTTTCCTCGCGCGTGCTGAACGCGGCCAGCTGCAGCGCGGTGGTGAGCGTTTGCAGCAGGTTGTTGTATTCGTGGGCGATGCCGCCGGTGAGGCGTCCCAGCGCCTCGAGTTTCTGGTTCTTCAGCAGGGCGCTTTGCGCGCGCTCGGTGGCGGCGATGGCCGCGGCGACGCGTGCTTCCATCTCGGCGTGGGCGTGCCCGATACGCGTGCCCGCTTCCGCCATGCGCGCGGCGACGCTGTCGATTTCCGCCCAGCCGGCGCGCTGGTAGGGGGACCTCGGTGCCCTTGCCGAGGGCCTCGGCGCTGCGGCCGAGCGCCTCGAGGGGGACGATGGCGCGGTTGGCGAAGCGCCGCGCCGCGGCCAGCCCGATCAGCAGCAGGAAGGCCATCAGGCCACCGAGCAGGGCGGCCGCGCGCAGCGGTGCCTGGCGCAGCTCGCTCGACGGAACGCTGAGCAGGATCTTCCAGCCGGCGCCCGGTACCGTGCCCACATAGACGCGCACGTCGACACCGTCGAGGGTGCGCGATTCGAAGGTCGTTTCCCGGGCACCCATGACGCGGGCGCGCGTCCCCTCGCTCATCGGCTTGCCGACATACAGTTCCGGAGCGCGGGTGCGCGCAACAACGATGCCCTTGCGGTCGACCACTGTCGCCAGCCAGGCATCGGGCAGGCGCTGGCGCAGCAGCAGCGGTTGCAGCGCGCTGGCATTCACGCCCATCGCGAGCCGGTAGCGTATCGTGCCGTCGATCTGGACGGGCACCTGGATGGCAAAGTCGTAGTGCTGGCCCACCTGGCCCACGAACAGATCGGATACGAGCGTGCGTCCGGCGCCGTAGCGCTGTGCCAGCTCGGCAAGGTTCGAACTGGTACGTGCGGGCAGGGCGCTGCCGAAGGGGCGGCGCGTATTGATCAGCTGGCGCATCTGCGGATCGAACAGGACCACCGTCGTCGCCGGCGGTGGCACCACGCTCCTGGCATGGCCGTAGAAATCGGCCAGCTGTCCTTCCCGCAGCGCCGGCGACGCGGCCAATGCGCGCAGGATTTCTTCCTTCTTTTCCAGTTCGTTATCGACCAGCAGGGCCATGGCCCGCGCCGTCTCGGTCATGCTGCGGTGCTGGGCCTGCTGGGCGTCGTCATAGACGTAAGCCACCGCCAGTGCCGCCGCGATGAACGAAGGAACCAGGACGGACAGCACAAGCAGCAGGAAACGGCTCCTGGTTCTCATCGAAGAGTGTTGCCTAACGGGAAAAACAAAGTGAAGAGAGGAATTATACAAGAGCTAACTATTGCCTGTCGCACTGATGAGCGCGCCGCGCGCGGCAGAGCCCGCCCCGCCGCGTGGCCCTGGCCACGCCCCAGCCGGGCGCCGGTATGCTGCACGCTTGTATAATGTGGCAAGACTAAACTGCCTACGCCTATGACCAATACCACCCATTTCGGCTACAAGACCGTTTCCGAGGACGACAAGGTCCACGAGGTCGCCAAGGTTTTCCATTCGGTCGCGTCGAAGTACGACGTGATGAACGACCTGATGTCCGGCGGCCTGCACCGCATCTGGAAGACCTTCACCATCGCCCAGGCGGGCGTGCGTCCGGGTTTCAAGGTGCTCGACATTGCCGGCGGCACGGGCGACCTGTCGAAAGCCTTTGCGAAACAGGCCGGGCCGAGCGGGGAGGTCTGGCTGACCGACATCAACGAGTCGATGCTGCGCGTGGGCCGCGACCGCCTATTGAATAAGGGCCTGGTGACCCCCACCCTGTTGTGTGACGCGGAAAAGCTGCCGTTCCCGGACAATTATTTCGACCGGGTCAGCGTGGCCTTCGGCCTGCGCAACATGACGCACAAGGATGCAGCGCTGGCGGAAATGCGCCGTGTGCTCAAACCCGGCGGCAAGTTGCTGGTGCTGGAGTTCTCGAAAGTCGCGGCGCCGCTGCAGAAGCCCTACGACCTGTATTCGTTCTCGGTGCTGCCATGGCTGGGCCAGCGCATCGCCGGCGACGCCGACAGCTACCGCTACCTGGCCGAGTCGATCCGCATGCACCCGGACCAGGAAACGCTGAAGACCATGATGCAGGATGCGGGCCTGGAGCGGGTGCAATACTTCAACCTGACGGCCGGGGTCGCGGCCTTGCATACGGGTATCAAACTCTGACGATTCACCTGGGAGGGAGCGCGATGAAAAAATTCCTGGTCACGACGATGCTGGCGCTGACCGCCGCATCGATGATTGCCGAGGCCACCGCGCGCCCGATGGGCGGTAAACGCTCCATCGGGCGCCAGTCGCAGGCGGTGCGCCAGATGCGTGCACCGGCCCCTGCTCCCGCTCCCGCCCCGATGACGCCGATGGGGCGCCAGGCGGCGCAGCCGAATCCCGCCGCGCCGATGGCGGGCGCCGCCGCCGGTGCCGCCGGTAGCCGCGCCATGCAGCAGCAAAGGCGTCCGAG from Massilia sp. Se16.2.3 carries:
- a CDS encoding cold-shock protein gives rise to the protein MTSGTVKWFNDAKGFGFITPDGGGEDVFAHFSAINAQGFKSLAENQRVTFEITTGPKGKQAANIQPQ
- a CDS encoding response regulator; translation: MAEAGTRIGHAHAEMEARVAAAIAATERAQSALLKNQKLEALGRLTGGIAHEYNNLLQTLTTALQLAAFSTREEKVRSLVQTCQRTVARATALTGQLGAFGRLQEARVATVDVCEQLHSAVQLMKGSLRNDIVVEVHCEEDLWPVTVEPLQFDVALLNLALNARDAMPNGGTLRVDASNLAHDGSGNLARGDYVLVRMTDSGSGMTPDVMAHALDPFFTTKPPGQGTGLGLPQAYAFATRGGGTLVLDSIPGIGTRVDLYLARAKGEPALPAAPLAATVPVRGSGTVLFVEDDALVREAVMRALGESGFDVMVADSGEAALRLLESGVRTPDVVFSDIVMPGQVSGIDLAGILQQRYPAVPVVLATGYTEQQMSLPGVQVLAKPYTIEQLVTLLSRSTTNKVS
- a CDS encoding M13-type metalloendopeptidase; the encoded protein is MAWLTPAARAEAAAKVARMTAKVGYPAAWRDYGALEIRRADALGNRDRARRHEWLRLAALSGKPVDRQAWAMSPLEPNAFYDPMLNQINLPAGILPAPFFDAKADDAANYGGIGTLIAHEISHAFDSNGAQFDSRGVQRDWWSAADHAAFDALTTQVVARFDAIEVLPGARVNGKFTLPENMADLMGLQLAWRAWRSLPETGQASGGAERFFPAYAQQWAAKRRDERTRQLLASDPHAPPSLRANFPAMQLDGFHETFGTREGDAMFVPAQDRLRVW
- a CDS encoding sensor histidine kinase encodes the protein MNGYTRRVNLPQYNNETLMALRFFPRDSLFWRYHLGASAFCMAVTLLTIFLWSPLVKQDSVATIVWLLPYTLAVLGFRWLYRARRWQALPMARLIAIAVAYASATAVLVALAVAAFTLPFFWDALIAWYAVRDVRLSLGPHLLQTVSSASLQAQVFICAWIFIYISFTGSRDVRERELDNARLQAALREAQLHSLSNQLNPHFLFNSLNNIRFMIHEDADRADAMLVGLSDILRYSLRAGEHGKVSLGEELEVIERYLAIVGVQLEARLRCRIDIPADLSGCLVPPLLLQGLVENAVKHGIEPQREGGTLIVSGRRSGKNARELLVANDKPVAGSGPGLGIGLPHLARRLALLYGERAMHTVADSGSEFRVTLTLPLERSA
- a CDS encoding gamma-butyrobetaine hydroxylase-like domain-containing protein, translated to MPIPTDLTVRQQSRVLEIAFDDGSSFSIPLELMRVYSPSAEVKGHGPGQETLQVGKREVSIRGVEPVGNYAIKPLFTDGHESGIFTWDYLYKLGSEQDALWQDYLNRLHAAGFEGDSGRETGTVLPGATVRTGCHSH
- the ubiE gene encoding bifunctional demethylmenaquinone methyltransferase/2-methoxy-6-polyprenyl-1,4-benzoquinol methylase UbiE, which encodes MTNTTHFGYKTVSEDDKVHEVAKVFHSVASKYDVMNDLMSGGLHRIWKTFTIAQAGVRPGFKVLDIAGGTGDLSKAFAKQAGPSGEVWLTDINESMLRVGRDRLLNKGLVTPTLLCDAEKLPFPDNYFDRVSVAFGLRNMTHKDAALAEMRRVLKPGGKLLVLEFSKVAAPLQKPYDLYSFSVLPWLGQRIAGDADSYRYLAESIRMHPDQETLKTMMQDAGLERVQYFNLTAGVAALHTGIKL
- a CDS encoding LytTR family DNA-binding domain-containing protein; the encoded protein is MKAFVVDDSRLARSGLIRMLAAHPEIEVVGEADHPDSALPLIGASSPDVLFLDIQMAGADAFDLLARLDPHPRIVFTTAHAEYAVRSFDFDTVDYLLKPISSERLAQAIGKLGARALPVPDEPVRAPLDEHSRIFIKDGERCHMVPLASIRCFESCKNHVQVYFGDGHAYVKKSLSSVEERLPRTLFLRVSRQHIVNLSAIVTMLEAMSGGYLVTLDTGKKIEISRRHAALLKETLSL
- a CDS encoding HIT family protein, encoding MTEQSLREPGCELCSLSMPTVWEDDKLAVIIVDDANYPGFCRVIWRDHVREMSDLAKDDRLRLMDAVHAVELAVREVMAPTKVNVASLGNVVPHLHWHVIPRYPDDAHFPAPVWATASRATDDSVLAARRALLPQLADAIVRYMKQA